The genomic stretch TTCTGAGTTTGGCTTTTAATGTAACAACAATTTGTTTGGCTCATTTACATTGAGCAGAAGCTGTTGATGATGCAAACAAGGCAATTGAATTGGATCCTTCGATGGCTAGAGCATATTTGCGTAAAGGGTGAGTGCTATCCTTATAGATGGCTGTGGAAATACCTGAGTGTGTTATTTTCTGCTATATTGGCTTTTgatgaatttgtgaatgtaaAAGTATATGTATTTTATGGGGGTGTGCATATTTTGGTTGCATCACATTTTTCACGTAGAGGGGTTGAATTATCATCTTTCTCCTTGCTACAGCATGGCATGTTTGAAACTGGAAGAATTCCAGACTGCAAAGGCAGCTGTTGAGACAGGTCTTCCATTAGCACCAGAAAGTTTGAAATCGAAATTCAGTGATTTGATCAAAGAATGTGATGAATGCATCAAAGGTCAGTTTTGTGCTTAAAGCTAACTTGTGTTTATGTGAcgtgctgttttttttttttttttttttttttttttttttttttttttttttttttttttttttttttttttttttttttttttttttttttttttttttttaaattttttttttttttttttNNNNNNNNNNNNNNNNNNNNNNNNNNNNNNNNNNNNNNNNNNNNNNNNNNNNNNNNNNNNNNNNNNNNNNNNNNNNNNNNNNNNNNNNNNNNNNNNNNNNNNNNNNNNNNNNNNNNNNNNNNNNNNNNNNNNNNNNNNNNNNNNNNNNNNNNNNNNNNNNNNNNNNNNNNNNNNNNNNNNNNNNNNNNNNNNNNNNNNNNNNNNNNNNNNNNNNNNNNNNNNNNNNNNNNNNNNNNNNNNNNNNNNNNNNNNNNNNNNNNNNNNNNNNNNNNNNNNNNNNNNNNNNNNNNNNNNNNNNNNNNNNNNNNNNNNNNNNNNNNNNNNNNNNNNNNNNNNNNNNNNNNNNNNNNNNNNNNNNNNNNNNNNNNNNNNNNNNNNNNNNNNNNNNNNNNNNNNNNNNNNNNNNNNNNNNNNNNNNNNNNNNNNNNNNNNNNNNNNNNNNNNNNNNNNNNNNNNNNNNNNNNNNNNNNNNNNNNNNNNNNNNNNNNNNNNNNNNNNNNNNNNNNNNNNNNNNNNNNNNNNNNNNNNNNNNNNNNNNNNNNNNNNNNNNNNNNNNNNNNNNNNNNNNNNNNNNNNNNNNNNNNNNNNNNNNNNNNNNNNNNNNNNNNNNNNNNNNNNNNNNNNNNNNNNNNNNNNNNNNNNNNNNNNNNNNNNNNNNNNNNNNNNNNNNNNNNNNNNNNNNNNNNNNNNNNNNNNNNNNNNNNNNNNNNNNNNNNNNNNNNNNNNNNNNNNNNNNNNNNNNNNNNNNNNNNNNNNNNNNNNNNNNNNNNNNNNNNNNNNNNNNNNNNNNNNNNNNNNNNNNNNttttttttttttttttttttttttttttttttgttttgtttttttttgttttgttttgttttgttttgttttgttttttttgttttgttttttgttttattataaaCTCAATTATCTTTTGATTCTGGTGAtgtataaactaaattttaggACTAgagaatttgttttattatctgATAAATTGAATACTAGCTAGTTTCTCTTCATTTTTGggtattacaatttacaagttTATTGTTATAACAAAGTGATatccttgtttttcttttgggcattaatttctACCTTTGTAGCTTCTTGTCtggaatttctttttttatgaaGAGTTTCTATATTTCTTAGTTGTGTTCTCTAGGATTGCTTGTATGAAGTTTAAGAATGCCCATTGGTATCTTGTGGAAATGCTTGGCCTGAGTTTAACAAAGTTATGTTTGTTTATCAAGGACATTAATGTTTTGGCTTACTTCATTCAGAGGAAGCTGGTGAACAAGCTAATGTGGAGTCCTCCACAATGAACATTGCTATTCCTCCTGAATCAAAAGGATTGGGTGCTGCGGCAGCAGCTATACCTAAAGATGCTCAAGCAGCTGCCAAGCCAAAATACAGGTTCCTCCCCAAGAGACACACACAAACCCCACCACTTGTTCTCATGCTTATTAAAGGCCTTCCGTTTGAATATGTTTTGTTTAACTTATTGTAGCTTCTTGAGTTAATACCAACCATTTTTGGTATTAACTCTAGCTTCTCAAATGAATATTTTTACACATTCTATACAAATAAGTTTCTGGACTTGTTTTCTAGCAACATATGTGGATGTGATGCCTTGATTTCTTTGTTAGTAGCACTCATGAAATCTTAATTTAGTTGTTAGAAGATGGATTCATAGTGGTAATCTTGTTGCTTTTGAAATCTGCTTtttatattatgtgttaaaattcCGATTTTAATAGTTCTTCTCTTCTGTATCATATTCTGATTAAAATCCATTGCAGGCATGAATTCTATCAGAAGCCTGAGGAAGTGGTTGTTACTATATTTGCCAAGAGAATTCCTGCAAAGAATGTTTCAGTTGACTTTGGTGAACAAATAGTatgtttttaattcttttttttttttctctataatCACTTTTCATTTTCCTTGTAGGGTTGAGAAGTCTAAAGCTTGcaaactatttcttctttgttctaACTACAGCTTAGTGTTACAATTGATGTCCCTGGTGAAGATGCATATACTTTTCAACAACGGCTCTTTGGCAAGGTGATGCAATTATGTTATACTTTTACTGTATTCTCATTCCAAGTGCATACTAATAATATCTTTGTGAGTTACTTTGGATGAATGTCATTAGTTCTGGACATCCCTGAATTCTGTATGGTTATGGgtggttttattttattttattttatttatttatttatttatttttctaatggGATAACCTTTTCAATAAAGGGAAGCCTCGACCCATATTTACAAGTCCTACTTCTCTTCATTTAAGTACATATTCTATCATATTTCTAATGCTTGTATTATTTTGCTTCCATTACTCGTGAACAGATTATTCCTGCAAACTGCAGATATGAGGTTATGTCTACGAAGATTGAGATCCGCCTTGCAAAAGCTCAAGCAATCCACTGGACTTCTCTTGAGTATAGCAGTGAAGGTTCAGTTGTGCAGAAGGCATTGGTTCCATCTGGTAAGTTCCAATTACAAGCACaatgtgttattattattgacagGCTGGTCTTTTAGGGATGAAAATAATTGAGTTTCAATGGATAAGAGAGCTCTGATGTTTTTCAGtctatatccatactttatttTTTCCATCAAGATGTTGTCAGGGACAGAAGGAATATTTATCTCCTGTTTTCACTTGTTGATGCATAAATTTATGAAATGCTTCCCCTTCACGTACCCCTTTCTCGGCATATGTTGTTTTCTCGTTCTCATGTTTGGTGCACTTCTCTGGGTTAATTACTTAATTCTCTTACCTTTCCACTGCTAAGTTCTTCTGCATCTttatcatgaagtttgtgcgcACTGCATAGGAAGTGCATCTCTGCAGTGGTGTGAGGCCCTATTTGTTTTTAGGTATACATTGTATATCCATTTCTCAAAAGTAGAATGCTCATGGCCTATCTTGACATTTTACAGATGGCTTCAAGCCTTCTTACCCTTCCTCAAAACCTAAAAAGGATTGGGATAAACTGGAAGCTCAAGTAAAAAAGGAGGTAAGTCTTCTACCTTCAATTTGATACTGGTGCCTACATAGTCGAAAAAATACACACTATATATATTGCTTTGTTGAGAATGTTACAGGAGAAAGATGAAAAACTAGATGGGGATGCAGCATTGAACAAGTTTTTCCGAGACATATACAAAGATGCTGACGAGGACACTAGAAGGGCAATGATGAAATCATTTGTAAGTTCTTCATCTATCTTTTGGGTAAACATATCAGAAGGAACATATAGCTGTTGCATGGTTCAATGGATAGCCACCAACTACTAATTCCTCCTTGTTGATTGCCTGGCCTAAATGTGATTTTTATCTGtaaatttttttcctaattgtTTTACAAACTCAACCTATTGCACTGTCTTGGTTTCTTTTAAGACCTCAAAACTAAATAAACTTTAAATAGGTTGAATCAAATGGAACTGTGCTTTCGACAAATTGGAATGAAGTTGGGTCCAAGAAGGTGGAAGGCAGCCCTCCAGATGGCATGGAGATGAAGAAATGGGAATATT from Ipomoea triloba cultivar NCNSP0323 chromosome 12, ASM357664v1 encodes the following:
- the LOC116000465 gene encoding protein SGT1 homolog gives rise to the protein MASDLEHKAKQAFIDDHFDLAVDLYTQAIGMSPNNAELFSDRAQANIKLQNFTEAVDDANKAIELDPSMARAYLRKGMACLKLEEFQTAKAAVETGLPLAPESLKSKFSDLIKECDECIKEEAGEQANVESSTMNIAIPPESKGLGAAAAAIPKDAQAAAKPKYRHEFYQKPEEVVVTIFAKRIPAKNVSVDFGEQILSVTIDVPGEDAYTFQQRLFGKIIPANCRYEVMSTKIEIRLAKAQAIHWTSLEYSSEGSVVQKALVPSDGFKPSYPSSKPKKDWDKLEAQVKKEEKDEKLDGDAALNKFFRDIYKDADEDTRRAMMKSFVESNGTVLSTNWNEVGSKKVEGSPPDGMEMKKWEY